The Candidatus Limnocylindrales bacterium DNA window TCCGGAAGCGATTGCGCCGCCGAGCATCGCGGCGCCGATGAAAAACGCAACGGCCGCACCGCCGCGTCGCTCGCCGCTCGACATCGAATGCTGCCACGCAAGAAAGCTGTCGAAGAAACTTCCCGACTCGGGCCGCGGAACCGACGGCGGCAGCAGCGTGCGAGCGTGCGCCAGATTCTGGATGGCATGATGGTTGTCGGGGTCGAGCGCGAGCGCACGTCGATACGCGAGGATCGCGGTCCCGAGATGCTCGGCCTGAAGCGCCGCCGTTCCGAGATCGGTCCAGAGCTCGGGCCCAGCGCTTCCCGACGACGTTGCGGCAGCGAACAACCGCTCCGCACGCGCGAACGCTGCCGGGCGGTCGGCAGCAGACGACGTCTCCTGCGCGGCGCGATACGCGGCCAGTGCCTGATCGAGCGTCGCATCGCCCGCGGCCGCCGAAGCAAACGCCGCAACCGACAGCGAGAGCACGATACCCGTGACGATGCGGCGGAACGCGCTCACGACGCCTGCTCCATCAGCGCATCGGCAACCGACACGGCCTGGTTGCGCAGCACCTCGGTGATGATCGTGTCGCCGCCTCCGGGCGCGAACGCAGCTTCGTCGAGCCCGGCGAGCACGTCGTCGAGCTCGGGCGGCCGCGCATCGCCGCGGATCGTCAGCGCGGCCATCTTGCGAAGCGCGTCGGCGATCTTCTTCGGGTTGCGGTCGAACGTGACGTGACCGCGCAGGTCACGAAGCTCGCGGCGAAGCTTTGCCTTGACCGGATCGATGCTGCGACGCCTGCGCACGAACAGGCCGGCGCCGATCGCAAGCAGTCCGAAGCCGTAGCCTCCCCATGTCACCGCAGGGGTCGCGAGCAGCGACGGCGCCGAGGAACGCAGCCTGGCAACGTCGGTTTCGATCGAGAGATCCGCGCCAGTCAGCGTAAAGGCCGGCGCGCGACCGGGCGCTGCAGGCTTGGCCGCATCCTTCTTCTCTTCGGGCGGCTTCTCGGCCGGCGCGGCGCTGACGACGTCGCCGGCGCCGACGACGTTGGCCGCACGCACCGACAGCGCGATCGGTTTCGAATGCGTGCTCTCGAACTTGCCGGTCTCCGGATTGAACCACGAGTACTCGATCGGCGGGATCTCGCGCACCGCCGGATCGATCACGCGTACGCTCACGTCGAAATGCTTGCCGGTAGCGTCCGAGATCCCGGCGACTTCGCCGTCGGGCAGGCGGAACTGTCTGGGAGAAAGTCCGGCGGCATCGAGCGGCGGCAGCGATGCGCTGTCGAGCGATCCGTCGCCGTGGATCGTAAAGGTGAGCTTCACCGGATCGCCGGTCTGCAGCACGGTGCGGTCGGCGGCCACGTCCATCGTGAAACCCTGTCCGATCGCTCCGGCGAAGCTCGCCGGACGACCGGCGGCGGGAACGTTCTGTACGTCGAGCACGATGCTGTCGCCCGAGATCCGGACCTTGCGCGCCTGCGACGGCACGCGCGATCCGAAGATGTCGCGCCGGAACGCGGTGGCCTCGTCGCAGTACAGAGTCGGCTGACCGAGATCGAAGTGCCCGGGCGCAACTGGAATCAGCGTGCGCTTGAAGCTGCGGATCACCCACTCCCGGCCGCCCTCGCTGGTCTGCCTCACGTCGGCCGGAACTTCGGTCACGCCGCCCGGCATCTCCACGTTGATCGTGATGCGCGACTTGTCGTGCTCCTCGTCGAGGAATTGGAAGTTGGTGGTGTCGAGGAACAGCGGCACGCTCAGGCGCTCGTCGTAGAGCCGGTCGGCGAGGCCGCGCTCGGTCCACCATTCCACGGTCACCGGCACGCGCTGTCCGACGACGATCGGACGATCGGGGAACACCACGCGGATCTTCTGGCCGCTTCCCTCGGGAACGTCGGCCACCGTGATCACCCGCGACGCCGTCTTTGCAGTCTTTCCGTTCTGAGTGACGGTGAACGGACCGACCGAGTAGCGGCCTGCTGCCTGCGCGGTCAGCTGGTAGACGAAACCGAAACGGACCGAGCGGCTCTGGGTCACCTTGCCGTTGATGATCTGCATCATGCTCGAGATCTGCGGCCTCGCCTGCACGAACGCGAGACTCGCTCCGGGAGGCGGTTCACCGGTGACGTCGGGCGTAGGATCTTCGTCGAATCCGTCGGCGACGATCTGGATGTCGATCGGGGAGCCGGTGTAGTACGGGCCCTGCGCCATCTGCAGCTGGGCTTCCTGCGCAAAGGCTGCGCCGGCGAATGCGAGCGAACAGACGAGTGCCGCAAAGGCGCGTCCGATCGTCGTGCTCGCGATTCGCCTGGCCATCACCAGTCCTTCTCGACAGGTTCGTATCTCTGCTTCTCGGCCTTGTCCTTGCTCGCGCGGCGCTCGGCTTCGCGATCACGGATGCCCTGCA harbors:
- a CDS encoding BatD family protein, giving the protein MARRIASTTIGRAFAALVCSLAFAGAAFAQEAQLQMAQGPYYTGSPIDIQIVADGFDEDPTPDVTGEPPPGASLAFVQARPQISSMMQIINGKVTQSRSVRFGFVYQLTAQAAGRYSVGPFTVTQNGKTAKTASRVITVADVPEGSGQKIRVVFPDRPIVVGQRVPVTVEWWTERGLADRLYDERLSVPLFLDTTNFQFLDEEHDKSRITINVEMPGGVTEVPADVRQTSEGGREWVIRSFKRTLIPVAPGHFDLGQPTLYCDEATAFRRDIFGSRVPSQARKVRISGDSIVLDVQNVPAAGRPASFAGAIGQGFTMDVAADRTVLQTGDPVKLTFTIHGDGSLDSASLPPLDAAGLSPRQFRLPDGEVAGISDATGKHFDVSVRVIDPAVREIPPIEYSWFNPETGKFESTHSKPIALSVRAANVVGAGDVVSAAPAEKPPEEKKDAAKPAAPGRAPAFTLTGADLSIETDVARLRSSAPSLLATPAVTWGGYGFGLLAIGAGLFVRRRRSIDPVKAKLRRELRDLRGHVTFDRNPKKIADALRKMAALTIRGDARPPELDDVLAGLDEAAFAPGGGDTIITEVLRNQAVSVADALMEQAS
- a CDS encoding tetratricopeptide repeat protein, which codes for MSAFRRIVTGIVLSLSVAAFASAAAGDATLDQALAAYRAAQETSSAADRPAAFARAERLFAAATSSGSAGPELWTDLGTAALQAEHLGTAILAYRRALALDPDNHHAIQNLAHARTLLPPSVPRPESGSFFDSFLAWQHSMSSGERRGGAAVAFFIGAAMLGGAIASGSAALRFLSALALVVWAILVGSETLATTERAGVLTAPDTVARAADSRNAPARFAEPLPAGTEVTIAEVRGDWARIVLANGRDAWVAKAAVEPVDPDAVRK